The sequence GCTAAGGGGCGGTATGGAATCCCGGCTGTTGCCAGGGGAGGGAAGAGCGTCGTTCTTGGAAGTGAATAATTCATCCAATCATGTGCCCCCATAACCGGAAGTACTTGTTACTGAAAGTTATGGGTCAGAGTTCAAAGGTTATCAGACTTGCAGCTGAAGGAAATATTGGAGGGAGATTCAAAATGGGGTGAGAGTGTCAGGTAAAGTTGGGTGGTAGAGGCAGAAGGAGTTACCCGTGCTCAGGGTATATAAAGGGGACGCGGGGGTGGGAATTAACCCGCTTGGGGTGCCTTGCCGAGTTAGGGAGGGGAATAAATACCCTGCTGGTGTAGTGAGGGGGGAGAAGAACGTGTAGGGGAGGTAACTCAGCGGGGGAGGTGCGGGCATGCTGGGGTGATGAAGCTGGAGGGTTAGCTGGATGGGTCTGTGTCAATCATTtagcaatatatttataaacccaATAAAATAAAGTGCGTGAGCCGTGCCAGCTTGTAAAGGTTGGTTGCCCGTAGTGCAAATGTGTGTacgtatgtgcgtgtgtgtgtactCTTTCAGCCTCAAATCGATCTCTTCCCTCTTTTCtcggagctcagaatgttttctgggtatgagggtatcgcagggttctacagccctaaaagccccgataatgtgtatagaaacagcgggAAATGTGTCGATAAATCAAACGgtgcaaataaaacatattattcttttaactcaattacataaatagctaCTTATtcgtcacaaagtcacataaagccCCCGGAAATCTGTGCTCCTAACCACACACCTAACataaaagtgtccctctttggccactTGGAGCTTAGGGTGGTATATAGTATCAACGTCTACTaattctgctgggaagctgtttgatTTATCTACCCCATCCTTACATTGCATCTAAATgtagggtggtggataagtggaacagcctcccagcagaagtggtacaggCTAAcccagtgagggaatttaaacatgcatatagtATGAAGGAGTAGCAGTTTGCGCATGTGTGTCGCGGTGTACTTATTTGTGTGACAAGATGTACGTAAACACGTTGTCCTCTTGTTCACACAGCTGCTGTGTACATCGATGTGGGAATGACGCAGAGGGCGGAGCTCagccctgattggctggcttTGCAAAGGGAGCTGCAAGTTTCGTTAGATGCTCAGAAGAGGCAGGCGGTGCTCATTGAGAAACTTCAGGCCAAGGTGACTCAATACGCGTCTCAGCGCCGCGCATGCGCAAATCGGCGGCAGTAAGAAAAAGGCATAGCATACAACATAGACACAGCATAgataatagagagagagagcgagcagTGCagaacctatatatatatatatatatatatatatatatatatatatatacatgtgttttatttgtgcaATTTTGTGTTAACCCCCATTCTGAGGCTTTGACATATAAATTGTGGTTtctaagctttattttttttttccaggttctTCAGTACAGAACTCGTTACCAAGAGCTGCAGCAGAGTCAAGAATGGAGCCTGGTACGGATCGAACGAATAAccaacatattacatattatatatatatatatatatatgagtcagGTTAGACAATAAATAATCCAAAGACTCCGCGCTTACTTGACTCCGTGTTCAAAGAATCCGTGCTTACAGGAGCAGATGGATAAAGGTCGTGTTTCGCACCCATACCTTACTGTAACTACTTATAAGTAACCACTGGTATAAGGGTGAAAGTCTCTCTCTCCGTCCATCTGTTCTTCGAAATGAAACACTGAGACAAGTGATTGTGGGGTATTTGGATTATTTATTGTCACCGTGGAGGCACCCTGTATAACTTAATCTGGCTATTTACTTATGAGTGTTTCCGTCTGTGCAGGAGCCGATTGATTGATTTGTTTGCATAGATCAGTCAGActtattaaagtaatgttgatATACGGGATTCTGCGGGATTTTCAAAGCAAAAGGCAAAAGTTTCTCCAGCAACAACGAGGGtcaagctggccctgcataatgcataattcaatatgTGATGAGAAAAATATCattgatttaaaaatacattattcagggccaaGTTCTTTCTGCAGCAAAAAACCCCCTAAAACACTGGGTTGGGTCTTCATAACGAAGTGAAGGAGATATAACCACAACTCTCCAGGAAACTCTGCTGCCAaccctccctttagtgaatagactccaaAATAGGTGCCACAACCTGCCGTGTTTTGTTGATGGTGTGATAAGCAATTGATTTAGTATTGAAGGATAGGAATCATTAATTGTGGGTAAAGGTAGCTACAAGCTggctttaaattgttttttttccggtGGAAGTGaattattttactttcattAAACCTAAAAATGTCCATATGGtaccaatttattttaattgatttattttttattgtttttaatgcagAGTCAAGGGGAAACAGAGCTGGAGAGAGCTCTCCAGCGGCTGGAAGAAGAGCAGCAGAGGTGAGCAGTGAGTCTGGGGTGTTTTTAGGAAGCGTTTGTAGAATTGTTGCATGTTTTTGCCGCACAACCGACGCTAACGCCCGGAAAGGTGACTTCTTCTGATCTCCTGACTCCAGGTGCGAGAGTCTCGCTGCTCTGAATGCTCTTCTCAGAGAGGACCTGGGTCACACGCAAGAAGTCAACGCGTGTCTGGAGGAAGATCTCCGAAAACTTACAGCAGACTGGGCAGGAGCTATGAAAGAATTGGAGAGGAAAGAGACGGAGTGGGAGTCGGAGAGACAGGTTTGTGGGAGAATGAGGAAGGGAAGCATCATTAGGGAATGATATATAAAAGGGGTAATGTATTGGTGTAGGGATTATAAAAGGGGGTTTTGCTTTAACGAAATGTTGGGGTGAGTAAGAGTGCTTGGGGTCAGGAAGTAAGAAGAGGAAAGTTATTTGGCTGGATGACTCAATGGCTCCTTTAACTCAGGATGCTAATAAAAATGCTTCATGCAGGGGCATTAAGATTTAAACACAGACCcgcaatatattttctccattggTGTCACCTGTTGGAAGAGGGACTGAGTTTTTGGTGAAGTAAGCTGCTTGCCTTGTGGATATGGTTTTGAATAATAAAGCGCTGGGACAATCACATTTATTTCAGCCAGTGCATTAGTATTTCAAACTATGGCGTTTTtctgaacaaagaaaaaacaaagtttttttggAACAAAGGATGGATTTGTAGGAATCAAAGAGCTTGCATGCGTTCACCACAGATAATTCCCTACTCTTTATTTAGGTCTATAACAGCCGCCTAGCCAAAGAGCATTCACGGCTTCTCCGCATATGGACGGATTTTGTGACATTTCACCGACAATTTCAAGAGCTGAAAACTGCGACAGACAGGTGAGAACTGATCTGAATACCTTAGAAGGTAAAATTCAAAAAGATCTCATGCTGGATTGCTGAACAAGCCCCCGCgtcactttaaaaatattttacgatCAAtacgacattttttttttccccccagggaCTTATCTGCTTATCGTGCTGATTGGGCAAGGTTCTCTCGTCTCCTGCAGGCTTCTTGTGTCTCTGTCATTCAGTTGAAGTTGAAGGAATCAGAGGATGTTATATCCCAAGACACATCAATGCCACCTAACTACCTTCTGGTAACATGGGATCATGGAGTGGGGACAGTGGaaaggagagatggggagaCTGTGGGTTCCTCAACTGAATCATCCAGACAAGAGGTGGAATCGAGAAAGTCATTGATTGAGATGCTTAAATTGGATCTGGAGACTAAACAATCGCTGCTAGAGACTTCGGAACAACAAGTTAATACTATGTCGGCACAGTTACAGACACTAGAAATGGACTTAATGTCTGTGAGGTCACAGTTTCTGTCATCTGAGCATGAACTTAGCTTAATGAGGATACAACAAGACACTTCAGAAGATGAAGTAAGGTCCATCATATTCCAACACGAGAAATCGAAAAAGGAAGTGAAGTCTTTGGTGTCACAGTTAGAAGAATCAAGACAGGAAGTAGAGTTGATGAGGTCACAGCTAGAAAAATCAAAGGAGGAAGTGGAGTTGATGATGTCACAGCTAGGAGAATCTAGTCAGGAAGTGGAGTCAATGAGCTCACAGCTAGAAGAAGCGAGACAGAAAGTGGAGTTTGTTAGGTCACAGCTAGAAGAttcaagagaagaagtggagttAATTAGGTCACAACTTAAACTTTCGAGAGAGGAAGTGGGGTTAACAAAATCGCTGCTAGACAAATCTCAGCAGGAAGTGGCGTTGATGAAGTCACAACTGGCGACATCAGAAGTGGAAGTCCGTTTTCTGAAATCACAAACCGCGCGGTCAGAGCAGGAAATCGGTTCCTTAAAGTCACAGGTAGCAGAATGCGGGCGGGAAATGGAGTCCTTGAGGAAACGTGCTGAAAAAGGCGATCAGGAAAGAGATATAATGAGGTCACAACTGGAAGCGTATTTTTTACAGGTGGAATCTATGAGGTCGCATCAAAAGGCGTTCAAGATGGAAATGGAATCTCAGTGGCAGAATAAGGAGCACGAACTGAGAAGCAAACAGTGAGTTTAGTTTCAATTAATTTCTTCAATTTTTATTTCCgggttttatttatgaaatttaACCTTTTATTGCATTGTagctagggctgaaacaacgaatcgataaaatcgataataatcgataacggaaatcgttgtcgacgatttccgttatcgattaatcgagtgatcgattcgttgttggagcactcggctccttttacttacctccgcgagcgttccccgcttctgctacacgctctgcagtctccgccttctagctacgtgacggatgtgacgcgttccggaggtaagtattcttcatgtctatgtgcacagatcgcacagagccactcgcacagagcgaatcgctctgtgcgaatggagccactcgcacagagcggttcgctctgtgcgagtggctccactcgcacagagcggttcgctctgtgcgagtggctccattcgcacagagcggttcgctctgtgcgagtggctccactcgcacagagcggttcgctctgtgcgagtggctccattcgcacagagcggttcgctctgtgcgagtggctccattcgcacagagcggttcgctctgtgcgagtggctccattcgcacagagcggttcgctctgtgcgagtggctccattcgcacagagcggttcgctctgtgcgagtggctccattcgcacagagcggttcgctctgtgcgagtggctccattcgcacagagcgattcgcgggggtgggggtccacggtggggtgggggtggggtttcaggggatgcagggtgtgagtgtgggtgcagggcagagtgggggtgggggtgcagggcagagtgggggtggggggtgcagggcagagtgggggtggggggtgcagggcaggagactgggtgcagggcagagtgggggtggggatgcagggtgtgagtgtgggtgcagggcagagtgggagactgggtgcagggcagagtgggggtggggatgcagggcagggtgtgagtgtgggtgcagggcagagtgggtgcagggcagagtgtgagtgtgggggcagggctgggtgcagggcagagttggagactgggtgcaggggcacagtgcaaagtgctgggtgcaaagtgccagtgctgggtacaaagtgccagggctgggtgcaaagtgcaaagtgctggtgcaaagtgctgggtgcaaagtgcttgctgggtgcaaagtgcttgctgggtgcaaagtgccagggctggggcaaagtgctgggtgcaaagtgccagggctggggcaaagtgctgggtgcaaagtgctgagtgctgggtacaaagtgctgggtgcaaagtgccagggctgggtgcaaagtgctgagtgctgggtgcaaagtgcttgctgggtgcaaagtgccagggctggggcaaagtgctgggtgcaaagtgctgggtgcaaagttctggggcaaagtgctgggtgcaaagtgccagggctggggcaaagtttcttgaacagtaatagtccacctcttttcagaatgtttggggttattttgtttcataaatattgtgtttgggttcttgtactttgaaaatattgttttttattacatcataacaaaataagaatgttaatgtaaattttaagttgttttttaacatccagttcattaaattattttaaataaacgaaaaatttgcatattgtttttttttatccgattaatcgattaatcgaaaaaataatcggccaactaatcgattattaaaataatcgttagttgcagccctaattgtaGCCCTTTGCTGACTCTCGACTTGCTCATACCACTGTTCACATCTtacctcttctttctctccagCCAGCAGTCTCTCGCCTCTCTGGACTCTGAGCGTTCAGATCTGCTCCAGGCGTTGATTACGCTACGAGAGGAGCTTCTGCGGTGTCACTTGGAGAGGGACCTATCTCAGGACGAGCACCACGTTCTGAAGGACGCACTTCACAAGGTACACCCGAGTTCTTTTAGTGTTGGCTGGTGCAGCGCAACTAAGTGCTAAAAGTTTTAAGCAGGTGATAGTTGGATCGGTGACTTATTCTTCCAATTATGCATGCGACGTTTTGTTTCAGGCTGAAAAAAGGATTTGTGAGCTCACTGTAGCAGAGAGTCAACGCAAGATGGAAGTAGAAAGCCTTCATGATGTCATAGCCAAGATGGGAGATTTAAACCAGGCCTTGTCTCTGGATAAAGTGTCATTGAACACCCTCTTACAGCAGGTGCATAATCTACCTGTGCCGTTTCACTCATTTATTTGGCTCCTTTGTTTTGAAAACCTTTTGCGTGAgggattgatatatatatatattttttttctttgtgcacATTTGCAGACAGAGAAAGAGATGGCCTCACTCGCCGAGAGACAGCAAGAGTCCGAGAGAGAGATTGCTCAGGCCAAAGATAGTTTGCAGACATGCAACACAGAGCTTTCCGAGCTGAGAGCAGAATATGAGAAGAGACAGATCCAACTACAAGAGAGCGAGAGTGCAAGAGAGAATCTCGAAACTGAGCTAAGACACGTCCAGGCAGAGAGAGACGGACTGCAGGTGAATGCAAGTTCAAACCTGGAGGCTATGATTAAATCCATAGAGACACGAGATTCGTTATTCAGTATATAAATCTTGTTACGTTTGTCCGTACCTCAGGCTGCTGCTCTCTTACCCCATTCATTGTCCTCGTTTAATACGATGCCTTTCTCTGCTGTCCCAGCTTTCTCTGATGCAGGAGAAGGAGCCGTCAGCGTTATGCCAGGAAGAAGGGGACCTTAACATGGAGGAATCTGCCCTGCATGTGCAGCTTgtagagacagagagagggtaTCAAGAGCTGAGGGAGAAACTGAATTACATGAGGTGAGGAGTGTGCTTTCACCCCCATCTCTTCATTTAAAGTCTGTCTCTGGTTTATGTTATCTCTTGGTTGTCTCTCTTGGGCAGGTTTACCTACAAGCTTTGCGTGTTATTTACCGGGGCTTTCAGTAAATCTCAGAGACTGCATGTCTGTATTCGGTGATCATAGAATGGGATGGAATGGGAAATGCTAAAGgtttatagattgtaagctctcaaggccagggccctcttctctgtAGTAAAGCGTTGAAGGTGACTCTGGGACTCAAGACAAAATGGCTTTAACGTTCTCAAACATTAGCCATAGAACAGGGTgcgttttatttaaatgattcatGGAATAATCTGACTGCCTTGGGGATgacaaaggatttttttccttcttttggtAAATATTGGCATTTCAGTCAGTTCCGTTAGGGATATCCAGGAAAGGTTGACGGACTTTATCACCTTTAATCAAGACTGAAATAGCTCTCTATCTGAATACAAGTGGATGAAATTTGGTGTTTGGCAAGAAACTGTTGGGGATTTGTAGTCCCATAATCTTCCATCTGGATTCCTTTGTATTTCACCCAAAGCGTCCCCCCAATAAATACACCATTTGGAATTTATTAAATAGATATTAGCTGCCCGCCAACATTATCttgttctctcttttttttacagttttctaGTTACGAAGAAGCATTTTATTTGTAGGTAGATCTTGAGTCCATGTACAAAAACGTGTGCAAAAccaaagtgtgtgtatattttcccTGGCAAGAGCaagaattatacaaaaaaacaggaattccaacacaataatataatataatatgtttctTAATTCCTTAGCAGATGGACTCGGGATTAAACCCACTCGCTATGTGCCATTTGAACACGTCTAAATCTAACATTTCTCTCGGAAATTCTATATGTCACAATAGTGAGGTTTGATGTTCCTTTAATGCTTTGGTACGGCGAtcttttatttctctctctctctctctctctctctctctcggtttTGATTACTTCGGTGCTCTCCCCGTGTCTCGTTCTGCTTTTTAGCATCTCATCTGTACTCTCTCTGCCACTTCTCCCAGCTCTTCGAAGCAATCTTTGGAAAGCACCCTGTTTGCATCGCAGGAGAGAGCGTCCCAGTTGGAGATCACCTGCAGTCACCTGGAGACTGAAGTGCGGACACTCATGCAGTCTAAAGAGACAGTTCAAGGTGAGAAACAGATTGTGTTGCACTGTGGTGGGAGATTGGATTGAAAGCAGCTGTTATACGTATCTCTGGATTCCTTCTAGATGAAGTTTTGCTTCTTCGTGAGGAGCGAGAGTCAACAGAGAAAAGACTGCTTGCATTGTCTCAGAGACTGTCTGAAATGGATAGAGAATATCAGACTGAGAGAGCTCAGAGAGAGGAGCTTGAGAGAGACAAGGTGGGTTTGGGGAATTTGGGAGAAATATTGCAGATATGACATGAATAGagtaatttttttgtgaattaggtttggtttgtgatttttttttggggctGTGTTGGCGTTACTGTGTCGCTGGTGGATCCATTAATAGGGTAATAATCTGCAAGTCTGTGATGCTCTGCATGTCTAGCACTGAATGGACATAGCGGTACTTTTTTGATCCACTAAATACCATTTCTTTACAGATTGAATCAGAGACTCTGCGTGACCGTCTGGAGAAGGAGAGCGCTCTGAGGATGGCCTCCGAGGAACGTGCTGAAAGAGCATTAGACAGTCAGCGGTCGCTTCAGGAGACAGTCGAGAAAGAGAGAAACATTGCCGAGCAACTTAAAAAAGAACTTGAGGAAAAATCCACTTCTCTGTCTCGGCTCGAACATGATATGGAAGTTCTCAGACAGAACCTGCAGAAGAGCCTAGAAGAGAAAGACAACCTCCTGGGGAACTTGGAACACGAGACTTTAATAAAGAACGAGAGAGAACACGAGGTGGAAATCCTAAAAGGGAGGGTAACAGAGTGCATGGAAGAAAAAGAGACAGCTCTTAATAACCTAGCAAGCCACGTAGCAACTTTACAAGAGCGAGACAGACAAATTGCAGAACTTAGAGAGACTGTCCGGGAGTacaatgaagaaaaagaaatggcTTTAACCTCGCTAGCTGGCCTCAACGTGACTgtccaagagagagagagagagatcaggaCCCTGAAAGAACAGCTCTTACAGGGCCAAAGCGAGAGAGACTCCACGGTCACGGACTTGCAGTATCAGACCCAGGCTTTCCAAGAAGCAAATCGACAACTGGCCACCCTGAAAGAGCGTTTCAGCGAGTGCGAAAAACTGAAGGAGGCAGCCGAGAGATCAAGAGAGGACagcctaataataataaaagagaaaGATGTGGAAATTGAGACGCTTAAAGAGAGGGTCCGTACTTGTCAGGAAAAGGAAGAGAGCGCTATGACGCAGATGTCTCTTGCAGCTTCAGAAGCAGAGAACGAACTTTCCAATCTGCGAGAGCGCCTGAGACAGTGCCAGATGGAGCGAGAGAGCGCAGTCAGTGCATTGCATCAAGAATTAACCAGTAGAGACCGAGAAATTGAAACCCTACGGGAGACAATACGAGATCACCAGTCTGAGACCGAGAGTTTGTTGGAACAGCTGGACCATCAAACCGTCGTACTGAAAGAGAGAGACCATTTTAGTGAAGCTTTGAATGTGAGGTTGGTACAGTGCGAGTTGGAAAGAGAGAGTGCTTTAAAGTCCTTAGAAAGACAGGCTATGGTAGTACAAGAAAGAGAAATCGAGATCGACACACTGAGAAAGACCGTGCAAAAGAGAGAGATTGCTCTGAGTAGTTTAGACAGCCAGAAGATTACACTGGAAATGAGAATTAGAGACATCCTATTTTTGGAGTCCAAGTTAATAGAGTGTCAAGAACAGAGAGACGCGGCCTTGAAGACGGCAGAACGTCTGACTGTAGCGCAGCAAAAATGCGAACAAGAAGTTCTGACTCTGAGGAAATCGTCTCTGGAGTTACTGGAGTCCCACAACGAAGAGGTACGAGAGAGAGACGGCGAAATACAAGATCTAAAACAAGTAGTATCGGCTCTCCAAACGGAAAAAGAGACTGTTCTGAATGAGATGGAGAACCAGAGTGAGGCTTTGGAGGTGAGGAACTCGAATGTCCTCTCATTGCAACATGCCTTACAGGAATGCCAGAGAAAGCATGAGAGGTCGTTGGAACGGATGGAACGAGATATCAAGGCTTTGGAAGAGAGCCTAGAGAGATGCAAACAAGAACGAGACCTTGCACAAACCTCTTTAGAGCGGTGGGAAAGTCAAACTagagagactgagatggaaagGAAATCCCTAAGAGAGACAGTGTCAGAATTATCACGCGCTAtggcagagaaagagagagaagctGAGATCTTACAGATACAATCCGAGAGCGAGAATAAAGCTCTTCGAGAGAGAGTCGAAGCTCTTCTACAATCTTTAAGATACGCGGAGACAGAATCTATACAGAAAAGTCTGATCGAGAAGGAGAACCGAGCTCTTGGGCAGAGACTCTCCGAGTTATCCCAGGCACtgagagaaaaagaaacattagcCGATCAGAGAGGCTCTGAGTGTGAGACTCTGACACAGCAAGTTAGAGAACTTCACCAGGAACGGTTTGACAATAAAAAATCATCAGGAGAGAAAATCGCTCAGCTTGAAGAAGACAGCCGTGCTTTGAATGACAGAGTCACAGAACTTAGGCAAAGTCTAACAGAAAAAGAGATAAGAGAACAGGAGAGAACCAAGGAGATGGAAACgttaaagaaagaaatagcAGAGCTTCACCGAGTTCTAATAGAGAAGCAGCGAGAGACTGCggaagagaagaagcagaatgagagagagatgagCGCTCTGAGAGAGAAGCTTGGTGGTCTGTCCCAGGCTCTAAAACAGAAGGAGATGATCATAaaggaagatgaagaagaaaaaagggttTTGAGAGAAAAGTTGACAGAACATACGCAGGCGCTGGAGGACAAAGAAGTCATAGAGGAAGAGAGACTACGAGAGCTGAAAGCTCTGAATGAACAGGTAGCAGAACTGTCACGTGGTTTaagagatgaagaagagaagaaccGGGATATACAAGATGCTGAAGGGTCTGTGGGGGAAGGACAGGTAGATAAAGTGAAGGAGACAGACCTTTCTCTAACGGAGGAAGTGGGAAAAGCAGGAGAGGTCAAAGCTCTGAGAATGAAGATAGCAGAAATCAAGCAGGCCCTGATGGTCCAAGAGCAAAGGAGGTTAGAGGACAAGAGACGGCATGAGAGAGAGAACTTGATTCTGAAGCAGAGAGTGACCGATCTGTCCAAAGCTATGAAGGAGCAGGAGCTGAAAAAAGAAGAACTTGTCTATACTCTGGAAGCGACAAAGACCGCGGTGAAGGAGAAAGACGATGAAATCAAAGTTTTCCGCGAGAAAATAGCAGGACATTTATCTGTTCTGGATAAAGGATTGTCAGAGAGGGAAGCCGGAAGCTTGGCTCCTCAAAGCAAAACTGGCAAATGGAGTTTTCTTGAGAGTGAAAtggcagagaaagagagagaagctGAGATCTTACAGATACAACTTGAGAGCGAGAATAAAGCTCTTCGAGAGAGAGTCGAAGATCTTTTACAATCTTTAAGAGACGCGGAGACAGAATCTATACAGAAAAGTCTGATCGAGAAGGAGAACCGAGCTCTTGGGCAGAGACTCTCCGAATTATCCCAGGCACtgagagaaaaagaaacattagcCGAACAGAGAGGCTCTGAGTGTGAGACTCTGACACAGCAAGTTAGAGAACTGCACCAGGAACggtttcacaataaaaaatcaTCAGGAGAGAATATCGCGCAGCTTGAAGAAGACAGCCGTGCTTTGAATGAAAGAGTCACAGAACTTAGGCAAAGTCTAACAGAAAAGGAGATAAGAGAACGGGAGAGAACCAAGGAGATGGAAacattaaagaaagaaatagcAGAGCTTCACCGCGTTCTAATAGAGAAGCAGCGAGAGACTGCggaagagaagaagcagaatgagagagagatgagCGCTCTGAGAGAGAAGCTTGGTGGTCTGTCACAGGCTCTAAAACAGAAGGAGATGATCATagaggaagatgaagaagaaaaaagggttTTGAGAGAGAAGTTGACAGAACATACGCAGGCGCTAAAGGACAAAGAATTCATAGAGGAAGAGAGACTACGAGAGCTGAAAGCTCTGAATGAACAGGTAGCAGAACTGTCACGTGGTTTaagagatgaagaagagaagaaccGGGATATACGAGATGCTGAGGGGTCTGTAGGAGAAACAACGGAAGGACAGGTAGATAAAGTGAAGGAGACAGATTTTTCTCTAGCGGAGGAAGCAGGAAAATCAGGAGAGATCTATGCTCTGAGAATGAAGATAGGAGAAATCAAGCAAGATCTGATGGTCCAAGAGCAAAGGAGGTTAGAGGACAAGAGACGGCATGAGAGAGAGAACTTGATTCTGAAGCAGAGAGTGACCGATCTGTCCAAAGCTATGAAGGAGCAGGAGCTGAAAAAAGAAGAACTTGTCTATACTCTGGAAGCGACAAAGACCGCGGTGATGGAGAAAGACGATGAAATCAAAGTTCTCCGCGAGAAAATAGCAGGACATTTATCTGTTCTGGATAAAGGATTGTCAGAGAGGGAAACCGGAAGCTTGGCTCCTCAAAGCAAAATTGGCAAATGGAGTTTTCTGGAGAGCGAAAGCGGATACGTGGACTCTGAGATGGACGCGGGGTTGGAGAGGATCCATGGTGAGCTGGAAGCCCTACGGCATGAACGAAAAGAATCCCAGAAGAGGGAAGAGACTCTGAGAGGTCGTCTAGAAAAATGTGAGACTGCGCTAAGGAACACCGAG comes from Spea bombifrons isolate aSpeBom1 chromosome 11, aSpeBom1.2.pri, whole genome shotgun sequence and encodes:
- the LOC128468361 gene encoding centrosome-associated protein CEP250-like, whose product is MTQRAELSPDWLALQRELQVSLDAQKRQAVLIEKLQAKVLQYRTRYQELQQSQEWSLSQGETELERALQRLEEEQQRCESLAALNALLREDLGHTQEVNACLEEDLRKLTADWAGAMKELERKETEWESERQVYNSRLAKEHSRLLRIWTDFVTFHRQFQELKTATDRDLSAYRADWARFSRLLQASCVSVIQLKLKESEDVISQDTSMPPNYLLVTWDHGVGTVERRDGETVGSSTESSRQEVESRKSLIEMLKLDLETKQSLLETSEQQVNTMSAQLQTLEMDLMSVRSQFLSSEHELSLMRIQQDTSEDEVRSIIFQHEKSKKEVKSLVSQLEESRQEVELMRSQLEKSKEEVELMMSQLGESSQEVESMSSQLEEARQKVEFVRSQLEDSREEVELIRSQLKLSREEVGLTKSLLDKSQQEVALMKSQLATSEVEVRFLKSQTARSEQEIGSLKSQVAECGREMESLRKRAEKGDQERDIMRSQLEAYFLQVESMRSHQKAFKMEMESQWQNKEHELRSKHQQSLASLDSERSDLLQALITLREELLRCHLERDLSQDEHHVLKDALHKAEKRICELTVAESQRKMEVESLHDVIAKMGDLNQALSLDKVSLNTLLQQTEKEMASLAERQQESEREIAQAKDSLQTCNTELSELRAEYEKRQIQLQESESARENLETELRHVQAERDGLQLSLMQEKEPSALCQEEGDLNMEESALHVQLVETERGYQELREKLNYMSSSKQSLESTLFASQERASQLEITCSHLETEVRTLMQSKETVQDEVLLLREERESTEKRLLALSQRLSEMDREYQTERAQREELERDKIESETLRDRLEKESALRMASEERAERALDSQRSLQETVEKERNIAEQLKKELEEKSTSLSRLEHDMEVLRQNLQKSLEEKDNLLGNLEHETLIKNEREHEVEILKGRVTECMEEKETALNNLASHVATLQERDRQIAELRETVREYNEEKEMALTSLAGLNVTVQEREREIRTLKEQLLQGQSERDSTVTDLQYQTQAFQEANRQLATLKERFSECEKLKEAAERSREDSLIIIKEKDVEIETLKERVRTCQEKEESAMTQMSLAASEAENELSNLRERLRQCQMERESAVSALHQELTSRDREIETLRETIRDHQSETESLLEQLDHQTVVLKERDHFSEALNVRLVQCELERESALKSLERQAMVVQEREIEIDTLRKTVQKREIALSSLDSQKITLEMRIRDILFLESKLIECQEQRDAALKTAERLTVAQQKCEQEVLTLRKSSLELLESHNEEVRERDGEIQDLKQVVSALQTEKETVLNEMENQSEALEVRNSNVLSLQHALQECQRKHERSLERMERDIKALEESLERCKQERDLAQTSLERWESQTRETEMERKSLRETVSELSRAMAEKEREAEILQIQSESENKALRERVEALLQSLRYAETESIQKSLIEKENRALGQRLSELSQALREKETLADQRGSECETLTQQVRELHQERFDNKKSSGEKIAQLEEDSRALNDRVTELRQSLTEKEIREQERTKEMETLKKEIAELHRVLIEKQRETAEEKKQNEREMSALREKLGGLSQALKQKEMIIKEDEEEKRVLREKLTEHTQALEDKEVIEEERLRELKALNEQVAELSRGLRDEEEKNRDIQDAEGSVGEGQVDKVKETDLSLTEEVGKAGEVKALRMKIAEIKQALMVQEQRRLEDKRRHERENLILKQRVTDLSKAMKEQELKKEELVYTLEATKTAVKEKDDEIKVFREKIAGHLSVLDKGLSEREAGSLAPQSKTGKWSFLESEMAEKEREAEILQIQLESENKALRERVEDLLQSLRDAETESIQKSLIEKENRALGQRLSELSQALREKETLAEQRGSECETLTQQVRELHQERFHNKKSSGENIAQLEEDSRALNERVTELRQSLTEKEIRERERTKEMETLKKEIAELHRVLIEKQRETAEEKKQNEREMSALREKLGGLSQALKQKEMIIEEDEEEKRVLREKLTEHTQALKDKEFIEEERLRELKALNEQVAELSRGLRDEEEKNRDIRDAEGSVGETTEGQVDKVKETDFSLAEEAGKSGEIYALRMKIGEIKQDLMVQEQRRLEDKRRHERENLILKQRVTDLSKAMKEQELKKEELVYTLEATKTAVMEKDDEIKVLREKIAGHLSVLDKGLSERETGSLAPQSKIGKWSFLESESGYVDSEMDAGLERIHGELEALRHERKESQKREETLRGRLEKCETALRNTEAEEISWRQKAQELELEIMALKESVNQFSHGPEKGSFEQRLKVLQEAVARVENEKDALRSQNLHLRQTLDRVESERRSLRRELRNMAGASTHHSSAVQPEQDTNDPKISLQSVMDLQKQVLLLQSQLRAERDHRSAYIQSCSRTTDELTSLRQNLNRSLAAVTSDPRPLVLERETARLDETLKSSLGLT